One genomic segment of Sanyastnella coralliicola includes these proteins:
- a CDS encoding ZIP family metal transporter, producing MNDLVAYFESIDPVVAALIATCFTWFLTGAGASLVFFFNGVSRKWLDGMLGFTGGVMIAASFWSLLSPAIEMSEGEGFLKAMPAAVGFGLGALFLFVLDKFLPHLHINFKADEAEGIQTNWHKTTLLVLAITLHNIPEGLAVGVLFGGAAAGVEGATVAGAVALAIGIGIQNFPEGIAVSMPLRRNGVKAARAAWYGQLSAIVEPVAGVLGALLVIQMTPILPYALAFAAGAMIYVVVEEVIPETQRDKYTDIATLGLIFGFIVMMMLDVGLG from the coding sequence ATGAACGATCTCGTAGCCTATTTCGAATCGATTGACCCTGTGGTCGCGGCATTAATTGCTACCTGTTTCACATGGTTTTTAACTGGTGCAGGAGCTTCACTCGTCTTCTTCTTCAATGGCGTAAGCCGTAAATGGTTAGACGGCATGCTGGGTTTCACCGGAGGAGTCATGATCGCCGCAAGTTTCTGGAGTTTGTTGAGTCCAGCCATTGAAATGTCAGAAGGAGAGGGCTTCCTTAAAGCCATGCCAGCTGCTGTTGGGTTCGGACTGGGTGCGCTGTTCTTGTTCGTCCTGGATAAGTTCTTACCGCACCTCCACATCAACTTCAAGGCAGATGAAGCCGAAGGAATTCAGACCAACTGGCACAAGACCACGCTCTTGGTATTGGCCATCACCCTGCACAACATCCCTGAAGGGTTAGCGGTAGGTGTACTCTTCGGAGGAGCCGCTGCAGGAGTCGAAGGAGCCACCGTAGCCGGAGCTGTAGCCCTCGCTATCGGAATCGGAATCCAGAATTTCCCAGAAGGAATCGCAGTAAGTATGCCTCTCCGCCGTAACGGCGTAAAAGCAGCCCGCGCCGCCTGGTACGGACAACTATCAGCCATCGTAGAACCGGTCGCCGGAGTGCTGGGTGCGCTGCTCGTAATTCAAATGACACCTATCCTCCCATACGCTCTCGCCTTCGCCGCAGGAGCGATGATCTACGTCGTAGTAGAAGAGGTAATTCCAGAAACCCAACGTGATAAGTACACTGACATCGCTACGTTGGGGTTGATCTTTGGGTTTATCGTGATGATGATGTTGGATGTAGGGTTAGGCTAG
- a CDS encoding PLDc N-terminal domain-containing protein: MGKILLGIATVFPFILMVLYVLSFFPMAFIAHEPGDMSDPSLGIFSIGLTLILFILMVVSSIALFVYYLVHVVNNSRLDSSNRLIWALVILFFANIGYLVYWYFQIWKEEDDRVEHNYLN; the protein is encoded by the coding sequence ATGGGCAAAATATTACTTGGGATTGCCACCGTATTTCCATTCATTTTGATGGTGTTGTACGTGTTGTCGTTCTTTCCGATGGCCTTTATCGCCCACGAACCGGGTGATATGTCAGATCCGTCGTTGGGAATCTTTTCTATTGGCTTGACCTTGATCTTGTTCATCTTAATGGTGGTCTCATCGATCGCCCTCTTCGTGTATTACCTGGTGCACGTGGTCAATAACTCACGTTTAGATTCTTCGAATCGTCTGATATGGGCCTTGGTCATTCTCTTCTTCGCGAACATTGGCTACTTAGTCTACTGGTACTTTCAGATCTGGAAGGAAGAAGATGATCGTGTAGAACATAACTACCTGAACTAA
- a CDS encoding AI-2E family transporter, translating to MSKNLRYILGIIGGILLCLALWYFRTIVSYVIVAAVISLVGAPIVRLIRKIKIGKREIPSSIAAILTLSSFLLIIFLFLNIFAPLVAEEAQALSQIDVEAFSANLNKQFESTMGYLEQFNLSGDDRSNEAFLVEQLQALVSFGDIRGIFNNIFGVIGNAVIALFSVLFITFFFLQDGNMVNRIILTLTPDKHMDEMKSIILQTKKLLSRYFVGLVAQVSIITLLVTLGLSIFGVENAFLIGFLAGLVNLVPYLGPIIGALIGIFIAVTTNLQMDFNSELLPLILSIGGVFLTVQLIDNFVIQPFIFSNSVNAHPLEIFIVISMAGALAGVGGMILAIPAYTLIRIIASEFLSGFKVVDSLTRNLDE from the coding sequence ATGAGCAAAAACCTGCGATACATCCTTGGAATTATAGGAGGTATTCTCCTTTGTCTTGCCCTTTGGTACTTCCGAACCATCGTTAGCTATGTGATTGTAGCAGCCGTGATTTCATTGGTAGGTGCCCCTATCGTTCGATTGATTCGAAAGATCAAAATTGGCAAGCGTGAAATTCCTTCAAGTATCGCGGCCATTCTCACCCTAAGTAGCTTTTTACTTATCATATTCTTGTTCTTAAACATCTTCGCCCCTTTGGTGGCAGAAGAAGCACAAGCTCTGTCTCAAATTGATGTGGAGGCCTTCTCAGCCAATTTGAACAAGCAGTTCGAAAGTACCATGGGCTACTTAGAACAATTCAACCTCAGCGGTGATGACCGTTCGAATGAGGCCTTTCTAGTAGAGCAGCTTCAAGCCCTGGTTAGCTTCGGTGACATTCGCGGAATCTTCAATAACATCTTCGGTGTGATTGGTAACGCAGTAATCGCGCTGTTCTCTGTGCTGTTCATCACCTTCTTCTTTCTCCAAGACGGGAATATGGTCAACCGCATCATCCTGACCCTCACTCCCGACAAGCACATGGATGAAATGAAGAGTATTATCCTTCAAACGAAGAAACTGCTCTCTCGCTACTTTGTAGGTCTTGTGGCTCAGGTAAGCATCATCACCCTGCTCGTAACACTCGGGCTTTCCATTTTCGGAGTAGAGAACGCATTCTTGATTGGCTTCTTGGCCGGACTCGTCAACCTTGTCCCTTACCTCGGACCAATTATCGGTGCATTGATCGGAATCTTTATTGCGGTGACGACTAACCTTCAAATGGATTTTAATTCAGAATTGTTGCCCCTGATACTAAGTATTGGCGGTGTATTCTTGACAGTTCAATTGATTGATAATTTCGTCATCCAACCCTTCATTTTCAGCAATAGCGTGAATGCCCATCCGCTAGAGATTTTCATCGTGATTTCGATGGCTGGAGCACTTGCTGGAGTGGGTGGAATGATCTTAGCCATTCCGGCCTATACCCTAATTCGAATTATAGCGAGCGAATTCCTTTCTGGTTTTAAGGTGGTTGACTCGCTAACGCGGAATCTCGACGAATGA
- a CDS encoding CTP synthase: MNQSTKYVFVTGGVTSSLGKGIISASLAKLLQGRGYQVTIQKLDPYINVDPGTLNPYEHGECFVTDDGAETDLDLGHYERFLNVPTSQANNVTTGKIYQSVINKERKGEYLGKTVQIVPHITDEIKRCVQILGSKSEFDVVITEIGGTVGDIESLPYIEAVRQMKWERPNDVIVVHLTLIPYLSAAGELKTKPTQHSVKQLLEFGVQPDVLVCRTEHELTPSVRSKVARFCNVKLNAVIQSIDADTIYDVPLLMQQEKFDEVVIEKLGMKKGRKPELKKWNNFLQKHKNPKHQVRIALVGKYVELKDAYKSIAEAFVHAGAANEVKVDIKWVHSESINERNLEQHLGDVDGVLVAPGFGSRGIDGKLEAIQYVRENKIPFLGICLGMQCAVIEFARNVLGMEEAHSTEIKEYTPHPVISLMAEQKSITTLGGTMRLGSYPCALKKGSHAHEAYKEDLIQERHRHRFEFNNDYQQAFEQAGMTASGINPESELVEVVEIPDHPWFVGAQFHPEYKSTVAEPHPLFQAFVKAARTHAENEDRAAVEA; the protein is encoded by the coding sequence ATGAATCAATCTACCAAATACGTCTTCGTGACAGGAGGCGTTACTTCCAGTCTAGGTAAAGGAATTATTTCGGCTTCACTAGCCAAGCTTCTTCAGGGGCGCGGTTACCAAGTGACCATCCAAAAACTCGATCCATATATCAATGTGGACCCGGGTACACTTAACCCTTATGAGCATGGTGAGTGTTTCGTTACTGACGACGGAGCAGAGACCGATCTTGACCTCGGACACTACGAGCGATTCCTGAACGTCCCTACATCGCAAGCGAATAACGTGACTACTGGTAAAATCTATCAGTCAGTCATCAACAAAGAACGTAAAGGAGAATACCTCGGAAAGACGGTACAGATCGTACCTCACATCACCGACGAAATCAAGCGTTGTGTTCAGATCCTCGGATCAAAGAGTGAATTCGATGTCGTGATTACCGAGATTGGTGGAACTGTTGGTGATATTGAGTCGCTTCCTTACATCGAGGCTGTTCGTCAGATGAAATGGGAACGTCCGAACGATGTAATTGTCGTTCACCTTACACTCATCCCTTACCTATCCGCAGCAGGCGAATTGAAAACGAAGCCAACGCAACACTCTGTGAAGCAGTTGTTGGAGTTCGGTGTACAGCCAGATGTTTTGGTTTGTCGTACAGAGCATGAATTGACACCATCAGTACGATCTAAGGTGGCTCGCTTCTGTAACGTGAAGTTGAACGCGGTGATTCAGAGTATCGATGCTGATACTATTTACGACGTACCTCTACTTATGCAGCAAGAGAAGTTCGATGAAGTAGTCATCGAAAAGCTTGGGATGAAGAAAGGACGTAAGCCTGAACTCAAGAAGTGGAACAACTTCCTTCAAAAGCACAAAAACCCAAAGCATCAAGTACGGATTGCTCTTGTTGGTAAGTACGTTGAGCTAAAAGACGCCTACAAGTCAATCGCTGAAGCCTTTGTCCATGCAGGTGCTGCGAATGAAGTAAAAGTCGATATCAAGTGGGTACACAGTGAAAGCATCAATGAACGCAACTTGGAACAACATCTAGGGGACGTAGATGGCGTGCTTGTAGCCCCAGGCTTCGGTTCCCGCGGAATTGACGGCAAACTAGAGGCCATTCAATACGTCCGTGAGAACAAGATTCCATTCTTAGGTATTTGTCTCGGAATGCAATGTGCAGTGATCGAATTCGCTCGCAACGTTCTTGGTATGGAGGAAGCGCATTCCACTGAAATCAAGGAATACACTCCACACCCTGTCATCTCTTTAATGGCTGAACAAAAGTCAATCACAACCCTCGGAGGAACCATGCGTCTCGGTTCATACCCTTGCGCACTGAAGAAAGGCTCTCACGCACACGAAGCATACAAGGAAGACCTCATCCAAGAACGTCACCGTCACCGTTTTGAGTTCAACAATGATTACCAGCAAGCCTTCGAACAAGCTGGCATGACAGCCTCTGGAATCAACCCAGAAAGCGAACTCGTTGAGGTTGTAGAGATCCCAGACCACCCATGGTTTGTTGGGGCTCAATTCCACCCAGAATACAAGTCAACAGTTGCTGAACCTCATCCGTTGTTCCAAGCCTTCGTGAAGGCAGCAAGAACGCATGCGGAGAATGAGGATCGGGCAGCGGTTGAAGCTTAG
- a CDS encoding SixA phosphatase family protein, whose amino-acid sequence MKRSLILIRHAKSSWNNERLDDKDRPLNKRGERDCPHMAKHMAGSEACPDMIVSSHALRAHTTAKAYAAAFGIADDAIKLDERIYEAPVSRLVEVINDFSDDHSSVIMFGHNPGFSYLTQYLTGELIQMPTNGVVKIEMDVDSWKHIGTNCGSLTYHDFPKQHEALR is encoded by the coding sequence ATGAAACGCAGCCTAATACTTATTCGACATGCAAAGTCTTCATGGAACAATGAACGACTTGACGACAAGGATCGACCGTTGAACAAACGAGGGGAACGTGATTGCCCGCACATGGCTAAGCACATGGCCGGCAGCGAAGCTTGTCCTGACATGATTGTCTCATCACATGCTTTACGCGCTCATACCACAGCGAAAGCGTATGCCGCTGCTTTTGGCATTGCGGATGATGCGATCAAACTGGATGAACGCATTTATGAAGCCCCGGTTTCACGTCTTGTTGAAGTGATCAATGACTTCTCAGATGATCACTCGAGTGTGATTATGTTCGGACACAACCCGGGCTTCAGCTACCTCACGCAATACCTCACTGGAGAGTTGATCCAGATGCCTACCAATGGCGTGGTGAAGATTGAGATGGATGTTGATAGTTGGAAGCACATTGGCACGAACTGCGGTTCATTGACATACCACGACTTTCCTAAGCAGCACGAAGCATTGCGATGA
- a CDS encoding transglutaminase-like domain-containing protein — protein MEQKDFSEYLSTTEIIDFQHADFQSYSERWSRGSTTLENAVNIYNFVRDDLMYDPFNIRFEVEKVRISNVVKGDRGHCIDKAMVFIGLCRNEGLPARLGLARVQNHMGTERLEAILQTNVLVPHGYAEVYLEDRWVKCTPAFNKELCDKLGVEPLEFNGTEDSVFQAYDRDGGDFMQYLEDYGGFADLPRELVFDLFQKEYPHLLDDQGQFKSDLLKR, from the coding sequence ATGGAGCAGAAAGATTTTTCAGAATACCTGTCGACAACAGAGATCATTGACTTTCAACACGCTGATTTTCAGTCGTACAGTGAGCGATGGAGCAGAGGTTCAACGACCTTAGAAAATGCAGTCAATATCTACAATTTCGTACGCGATGATCTGATGTACGACCCTTTCAATATTCGTTTCGAAGTTGAAAAAGTGCGTATCTCGAACGTCGTCAAAGGTGATCGAGGCCATTGTATTGATAAGGCCATGGTATTCATCGGCCTCTGCCGAAATGAAGGACTCCCAGCACGTCTTGGTTTGGCTCGCGTTCAGAACCATATGGGAACAGAGAGACTCGAGGCCATTCTTCAAACGAACGTCCTCGTACCTCACGGCTACGCCGAAGTGTACCTCGAAGACCGATGGGTAAAATGCACCCCGGCATTCAACAAAGAGTTGTGCGATAAACTAGGCGTAGAACCACTCGAATTCAACGGCACAGAAGACAGCGTTTTCCAAGCTTACGACAGAGATGGAGGAGACTTCATGCAGTACCTCGAAGACTACGGCGGCTTCGCTGACCTCCCAAGAGAATTAGTTTTTGACCTCTTCCAAAAAGAATACCCGCACTTACTTGATGATCAAGGGCAATTTAAATCAGATTTGCTGAAGAGGTAA
- a CDS encoding UDP-N-acetylmuramate--L-alanine ligase, translating to MNVHFIAIGGSAMHNLALALAHQGDTVTGSDDEIFEPSRSRLADAGILPSEFGWFPEKIHEGLDAIILGMHAREDNPELLKAKELGLNIYSYPEYLYQRTRSKKRAVIGGSHGKTTITSMVLHALNYNKVDHDYMVGALLDGFERSVLLKDETPIAVFEGDEYLSSPIDRRPKFHLYNPHVALISGIAWDHMNVFPTFDNYVEQFRIYVSKIEDGGVLIYNAEDEEVAKVAKTAREGIRVLPYHTPSYRIDDGKTFLKLEHGEIPIQVFGKHNLQNMEGARLVCAELGVSTAEFYEAMQHFRGASRRLEKMHEEDGYVVYRDFAHAPSKLRATTSAVKEMYPNRHLLACMELHTFSSLNKDFLHHYEGAMNAADTALVYFSPDVVAHKRLPEITIEDVSQAFGRNDLKVFTNAQEMQAFIESQEKANSVRLLMSSGNWGGATLF from the coding sequence ATGAATGTTCATTTTATCGCCATTGGCGGAAGCGCTATGCACAACCTTGCGCTCGCCCTTGCACACCAAGGAGACACTGTAACCGGATCAGACGATGAGATCTTTGAGCCATCGCGTTCACGATTAGCAGATGCGGGAATTCTTCCATCTGAATTCGGCTGGTTCCCTGAGAAGATTCATGAAGGCCTTGATGCGATTATCCTCGGTATGCATGCGCGTGAAGACAACCCTGAACTCTTGAAAGCAAAAGAGCTCGGTTTGAACATTTATTCCTACCCAGAATACCTTTACCAAAGAACACGCTCCAAGAAACGTGCTGTCATCGGCGGTAGCCATGGAAAGACCACCATCACTTCAATGGTGCTACATGCCTTGAACTACAACAAGGTTGATCACGATTACATGGTTGGGGCATTGCTAGACGGATTCGAACGCAGTGTGCTCTTGAAAGATGAAACACCAATCGCCGTTTTCGAAGGAGACGAATACCTCTCCTCTCCTATTGATCGTCGTCCGAAATTTCACCTGTACAACCCGCACGTGGCCCTCATCAGCGGTATCGCATGGGATCACATGAACGTATTTCCGACTTTCGATAATTATGTTGAACAGTTCCGCATCTACGTTTCGAAAATCGAAGACGGGGGTGTCTTGATCTACAACGCAGAAGACGAAGAAGTGGCGAAGGTGGCGAAGACTGCCCGTGAAGGCATCCGCGTCTTGCCTTATCACACTCCAAGCTATCGTATTGATGATGGCAAGACCTTCCTAAAACTCGAGCATGGAGAAATTCCTATCCAGGTCTTTGGAAAGCACAACCTTCAAAATATGGAAGGAGCTCGATTGGTGTGCGCCGAACTGGGTGTTTCCACCGCAGAATTCTACGAAGCAATGCAGCATTTCCGAGGCGCTAGCCGAAGATTAGAGAAAATGCATGAAGAAGATGGCTACGTCGTTTATCGCGATTTTGCACACGCTCCAAGCAAGCTAAGGGCGACCACCTCGGCAGTAAAAGAAATGTACCCCAACAGGCATTTGTTGGCGTGTATGGAACTCCACACCTTCTCAAGCCTCAACAAAGACTTCCTTCATCACTACGAAGGCGCCATGAACGCTGCCGATACTGCCCTCGTCTATTTCTCACCAGATGTAGTAGCCCACAAGCGCCTTCCTGAAATTACAATTGAAGATGTTTCTCAGGCCTTCGGCCGGAACGACTTAAAAGTCTTCACAAACGCCCAAGAAATGCAAGCCTTTATCGAATCTCAAGAAAAAGCAAACAGTGTTCGTTTGCTGATGAGTTCTGGGAATTGGGGAGGGGCAACTCTTTTTTAG
- a CDS encoding metal-dependent transcriptional regulator — protein MASQTVENYLKCIYALQQYSPDGVSTNAIAERLETQASSVTDMLKKLKTKGLVNYKKYKGAHLTDNGMTIAIDIIRRHRLWEVFLVEKLDFKWDEVHPIAEELEHIASEELFKRLDAFLGHPQYDPHGDPIPDADGNFRDNRDKVAVSALNEGEGGILVGVRDSSQEFLQYLDSIKLTLGSSITVEERFAFDQSVRVSLGKQQQQLSQLVARNLLVLKS, from the coding sequence ATGGCCAGTCAAACAGTTGAAAATTATTTGAAGTGTATCTATGCGCTTCAGCAGTATTCACCGGATGGGGTGAGTACAAACGCTATCGCGGAACGCCTGGAAACCCAGGCTTCTTCAGTGACCGATATGTTGAAGAAACTGAAGACGAAAGGACTGGTCAATTACAAGAAATACAAGGGGGCGCATTTGACAGATAATGGAATGACTATCGCCATAGATATCATTCGTCGCCACCGCTTGTGGGAAGTGTTTTTGGTTGAGAAACTCGACTTCAAATGGGATGAAGTGCATCCCATTGCTGAAGAGCTGGAACACATTGCATCGGAAGAGCTATTCAAACGTTTGGACGCATTCCTTGGCCACCCTCAATATGACCCGCATGGAGATCCCATTCCGGATGCAGACGGCAATTTCCGAGATAACCGAGACAAAGTAGCAGTGAGTGCTTTGAACGAAGGGGAAGGAGGCATCCTCGTTGGGGTGCGTGACTCTTCTCAAGAGTTCTTGCAGTACCTCGATTCTATCAAATTGACCCTTGGTTCTTCGATCACTGTTGAAGAGCGGTTCGCCTTTGATCAGAGTGTCCGTGTGAGTCTCGGTAAACAACAACAACAGCTTTCACAGCTCGTTGCACGAAACCTACTTGTTCTAAAATCCTAA